Proteins found in one Zea mays cultivar B73 chromosome 1, Zm-B73-REFERENCE-NAM-5.0, whole genome shotgun sequence genomic segment:
- the LOC103633575 gene encoding pentatricopeptide repeat-containing protein At4g21065, which produces MRGPKMLTSMLSKSTASPSPARLYHLLPVSSLQTTSDLRPAPNGASPPPPPPAQIPAFLSPCPSPYNHSNYATILRSCVLSRAVRPGRQLHARLLVSGTGLDAVLATRLVDLYASCGHVSLARRVFDEMPNQGNVFLWNVLIRAYARDGPCEAAIELYRAMLAYGSMKPDNFTYPPVLKACAALLDLSAGREVHDRVMRTNWATDVFVCTGLIDMYAKCGCMDEAWAVFNDTTIRDAAVWNSMIAACGQNGRPAEALTLCRNMAAEGIAPTIATLVSAISAAAVASALPRGRELHGYGWRRGFGSQDKLKTSLLDMYAKSGWVMVAHVLFEQLLHRELISWNAMICGFGMHGHADHAFELFSRMRSEAQVMPDHITFVGVLSACNHGGMVQEAKEVFDLMVTVYSIKPTVQHYTCLVDVLGHSGRFKEASDVIKGMLVKPDSGIWGALLNGCKIHKNVELAELALQKLIELEPEDAGNYVLLSNIYAESGKWEEAARVRKLMTNRGLKKIIACSWIELKGKFHGFLVGDASHPRSDDIYEELERLEGLISQTGYVPDTTPVFHNVEDDEKRNMVWGHSERLAIAFGLISTPPRTKLLVTKNLRVCEDCHVVIKLISQIEQREIIIRDVNRYHHFVNGECSCKDHW; this is translated from the coding sequence ATGCGCGGCCCGAAGATGCTGACATCCATGCTCTCAAAATCAACAGCCTCGCCGTCTCCGGCACGCCTCTATCACCTCCTCCCCGTCTCTTCCCTCCAAACGACCAGCGATCTCCGTCCTGCACCCAATGGCGCAtctcctccacctccgcctcctgcTCAAATCCCCGCCTTCCTCTCCCCGTGCCCATCTCCGTACAACCATAGCAATTACGCCACCATCCTCCGATCCTGCGTCCTCTCCAGAGCCGTTCGGCCCGGTCGGCAGCTCCACGCCAGGCTCCTCGTGTCGGGCACTGGCCTCGATGCGGTCCTCGCCACCAGGCTTGTTGACCTATACGCGTCTTGCGGCCATGTGTCTCTTGCCCGTCGTGTGTTCGACGAAATGCCCAACCAGGGGAACGTCTTTCTGTGGAACGTGCTCATCCGTGCCTATGCACGCGACGGGCCATGCGAGGCGGCAATAGAACTGTACCGCGCGATGCTGGCATATGGTAGCATGAAACCAGACAACTTCACCTATCCGCCGGTTCTCAAGGCGTGCGCTGCACTCCTGGACCTGAGCGCTGGCCGGGAGGTGCACGATCGTGTCATGCGAACGAATTGGGCCACTGATGTTTTTGTATGTACAGGCCTCATCGACATGTACGCCAAGTGTGGTTGCATGGACGAGGCTTGGGCGGTGTTTAATGACACCACAATCAGGGATGCTGCGGTGTGGAATTCGATGATTGCAGCATGTGGGCAAAATGGGCGACCAGCAGAGGCGCTCACTCTGTGCCGTAACATGGCGGCTGAAGGCATTGCGCCAACGATCGCCACTCTGGTGAGTGCGATATCAGCTGCAGCTGTTGCGTCTGCGCTGCCTAGAGGGAGGGAGCTGCATGGATATGGTTGGAGGAGAGGGTTTGGATCACAGGACAAGCTGAAGACTTCCCTTCTCGACATgtatgccaagagtggttgggtTATGGTGGCGCATGTTCTCTTTGAGCAACTTTTACACAGGGAGCTTATTTCTTGGAATGCCATGATCTGCGGATTTGGGATGCATGGCCATGCTGATCATGCATTTGAGCTGTTTAGCAGAATGCGGAGTGAGGCTCAGGTGATGCCTGACCATATTACTTTTGTTGGAGTCCTATCTGCTTGTAACCATGGAGGAATGgtacaagaagcaaaagaagtaTTTGATCTGATGGTGACTGTATATTCCATCAAGCCGACAGTGCAGCATTACACCTGCCTTGTAGATGTTCTTGGTCACTCTGGTAGGTTCAAAGAAGCTTCTGATGTTATTAAAGGAATGTTGGTGAAGCCAGATTCAGGGATATGGGGTGCACTGCTAAATGGTTGTAAGATTCACAAAAATGTTGAGCTAGCTGAATTAGCCCTGCAAAAACTGATTGAATTGGAGCCTGAAGATGCTGGTAACTATGTGCTTCTATCTAATATATATGCTGAATCTGGGAAATGGGAAGAAGCTGCAAGGGTGAGGAAGCTGATGACCAATAGAGGCTTGAAAAAGATCATTGCTTGTAGCTGGATCGAATTGAAAGGGAAGTTCCATGGTTTTCTTGTGGGTGATGCTTCTCATCCTAGATCAGATGATATATATGAAGAGTTGGAGCGATTGGAAGGTCTCATCAGTCAAACTGGCTATGTGCCTGACACCACGCCGGTTTTCCATAATGTGGAAGATGATGAAAAGAGGAACATGGTATGGGGCCACAGCGAGAGGTTGGCCATTGCATTTGGACTCATTAGTACACCGCCTAGGACAAAGTTGCTTGTGACAAAGAATCTTCGAGTTTGTGAGGACTGCCATGTTGTCATCAAGCTGATTTCACAGATTGAGCAGCGTGAAATTATCATAAGAGATGTTAACCGCTATCACCACTTTGTAAATGGTGAATGTTCATGCAAAGACCATTGGTAA